From one Lycium barbarum isolate Lr01 chromosome 6, ASM1917538v2, whole genome shotgun sequence genomic stretch:
- the LOC132644726 gene encoding peptidyl-prolyl cis-trans isomerase FKBP42 has product MSQVEEEHSSIDQGGTDEIITEGSSVVRGELPQDDAGPPKVDTEVEILHEKVTKQIIKEGHGQKPSKYATCFLHYRAWAESTQHKFEDTWREQQPLELVIGKEKKEMTGLAIGINSMKSGERALLHVGQELAYGKEGSFSFPNVPPSADVLYEVELIGFDETGEGKARGDMTVEERIGAADRRKMDGNALFKEEKLEEAMQQYEMAIAYMGDDFMFQLFGKYRDMALAVKNPCHLNTAACLLKLQRYDEAIAQCSIVLAEDENNVKALFRRGKARSVLGQTDAAREDFLKARKLAPQDKAIARELHLIAEHEKAVYKKQKELYKGLFGPRPEPKPKSRNWLIVIWQWLLSLFYMLFRRKARKDD; this is encoded by the exons ATGTCTCAAGTAGAAGAGGAGCATTCATCAATAG ATCAGGGTGGTACTGACGAAATCATCACTGAAGGCTCTTCAGTCGTTCGTGGAGAACTTCCACAGGATGATGCTGGGCCGCCAAAAGTTGATACTGAAGTGGAAATCCTCCATGAAAAagtaaccaagcaaattattaaAGAAGGTCATGGTCAGAAGCCATCGAAATACGCAACATGCTTCT TGCATTACAGGGCATGGGCTGAAAGCACCCAGCACAAGTTTGAAGATACATGGCGTGAACAACAACCTCTTGAGCTGGTTATAGGAAAAG AGAAAAAGGAAATGACTGGCCTAGCTATTGGCATTAACAGCATGAAATCTGGTGAGCGTGCTCTATTGCATGTTGGCCAGGAACTAGCCTATGGAAAAGAAGGAAGCTTCTCTTTCCCTAATGTCCCACCTTCGGCTGATGTTTTGTATGAAGTCGAGTTGATTGGCTTTGATGAGACCGGAGAA GGGAAAGCACGAGGTGACATGACAGTAGAGGAGAGAATTGGGGCAGCAGATAGAAGAAAGATGGATGGAAATGCTTTATTCAAGGAAGAGAAACTTGAGGAGGCTATGCAACAGTATGAAATG GCCATAGCATATATGGGAGATGACTTCATGTTTCAGCTGTTTGGTAAGTACCGGGACATGGCTTTGGCAGTAAAAAATCCCTGCCATCTGAACACAGCAGCCTGTCTGCTGAAGCTCCAGCGATATGATGAAGCCATTGCACAATGTAGCATT GTTCTGGCAGAAGATGAAAACAATGTGAAAGCGTTGTTTAGACGTGGAAAGGCTAGGTCTGTACTTGGTCAGACCGATGCAGCTCGTGAGGACTTCCTTAAAGCACGTAAGCTTGCCCCACAAGATAAAGCCATTGCTAGGGAATTGCATTTGATTGCAGAACACGAGAAGGCCGTCTATAAAAAACAAAAGGAACTTTACAAAGGACTGTTTGGACCAAGACCAGAGCCTAAACCAAAGTCGAGAAACTGGCTGATTGTCATTTGGCAATGGTTGTTATCACTCTTTTATATGCTTTTCAGGCGTAAGGCGCGCAAGGATGACTAA
- the LOC132644727 gene encoding protein OBERON 4 isoform X2 has protein sequence MKRLRSSDDLESSGEKGVLKDWARREEDSSLHRSSSNRSFYYKAESGRKGLSSSSSSRYDRFEEDRESLRPIKKRTDYDVDNYDRRKSYNRYRHSNERGVLSSSPRGGYGADRIHRSESFSGPRRDFPKGFRSERDRSRREGSVSSWRRFGSGKDSDEGTRSGGDSARGSRNESEDIGKAKSPPGWRDAKSPAWSKDSGSEQSRSVEVKKSEGLRMESGGGHSSEMEEGELEPDHPSSATEPAAEEEASGEVNPSLMEHESERHVESKRRDDVVNSLYEQKVELSKVSVTAEQSEETQSDNVQDIFKDSDGLSDHGTSMGPSGMGNGTETVVDHVAEKNESTRKSSGSREEEKNVDAEKLPPKKREQGEEKNRVAESKVNCIEIRELNRELVQEGGRPGSISSGAHEDVPQSVKDKGKSVAVSPGNITVPPADGLMETQGIVRCGNSDMEGPSTRGLELFLSGPVKETEKADKFSNCMTKDEKFGLEPLELSLSLPNVLLPIGAQNEVQAPGSPSQGRSFQSFASSFRTNSDGYTMSMSFSGSQHFTHNPSCSLTHDPVDYEQSVKSRPLFQGVDWQALASNEQKNNDIPNSQGMLPNGTGLYQQSQASQGNSSGQAVAKHLRAAEGGSRLPAGLNRQLSTGKASRHSNGARSPTQSVGSHETGSEYNKDKKQLTRAQDSSSYRFGGSENKELQLAVGPDFIESVITTMVSEPIHVTARRFNEISGQHLLCLKEAVCDIITNPGKHWQLSALQKELQNRSDITSDTLLNSHRSQLELLVALKTGLQEFLRPSYDVSSPDLADIFLNLRCRNLTCRSLLPVDECECKVCSQKNGFCSACMCLVCSKFDMASNTCSWVGCDVCLHWCHADCGLRESYIRNGRSASGAKGSVEMQFHCVACNHPSEMFGFVKEVFQNFAKEWTAEAFSKELEYVKRIFCASEDVRGKRLHEIANYMLSKLAIKADLQEVQSQIMHFFLTDVSRVFLLYLRLTVMRGNRGGGKYMRKL, from the exons ATGAAGAGATTGAGATCTAGTGATGATCTTGAGTCATCTGGGGAGAAAGGTGTGTTGAAAGATTGGGCAAGAAGGGAGGAGGATTCGAGTCTGCATCGTTCATCTTCCAACCGGAGCTTTTATTACAAGGCTGAGAGTGGGAGAAAGGGTTTATCTTCTTCTTCGTCGTCTAGATATGATCGGTTTGAGGAAGACCGCGAGAGTCTCAGACCGATTAAGAAGCGaacagattatgatgtggacaACTATGATAGACGGAAGAGCTACAACCGATACAGGCATAGTAACGAAAGAGGGGTTTTAAGCTCTTCTCCACGCGGTGGATATGGTGCTGACCGGATTCATAGGTCAGAGAGTTTTTCTGGACCAAGGAGGGATTTTCCAAAGGGGTTCAGATCAGAGAGGGATAGGTCCAGGCGAGAGGGGAGTGTGTCATCATGGCGCAGGTTTGGTAGCGGGAAAGATAGTGATGAAGGTACGAGGAGTGGTGGGGATTCAGCAAGAGGAAGTAGAAATGAATCAGAAGATATTGGGAAGGCAAAGTCACCCCCGGGATGGAGAGATGCAAAATCACCTGCTTGGTCAAAGGACTCTGGTAGTGAACAATCGAGGAGTGTTGAAGTTAAGAAAAGTGAGGGCTTGCGAATGGAGAGTGGTGGTGGACATAGCAGTGAAATGGAAGAGGGGGAACTCGAGCCTGATCATCCATCTTCTGCAACTGAGCCTGCTGCTGAAGAGGAAGCTTCCGGTGAGGTGAACCCCTCACTGATGGAGCATGAAAGTGAGCGTCACGTTGAGAGTAAGAGACGAGATGATGTAGTGAATTCTTTGTATGAGCAGAAGGTTGAGCTCAGTAAAGTAAGTGTTACTGCTGAGCAGTCGGAAGAGACGCAGTCGGATAATGTCCAAGACATTTTCAAGGACAGTGATGGCTTGTCTGATCACGGCACATCAATGGGCCCCAGTGGAATGGGAAATGGAACCGAGACCGTGGTAGATCATGTTGCTGAAAAGAATGAGTCGACCAGGAAAAGCAGTGGCTCTAGGGAAGAAGAAAAGAATGTAGATGCTGAGAAGCTACCACCTAAGAAAAGGGAACAAGGGGAGGAGAAGAACAGAGTTGCTGAATCTAAGGTAAATTGTATTGAGATCCGTGAATTAAATAGGGAGCTTGTTCAGGAAGGTGGACGACCAGGCTCTATTTCTTCTGGTGCACATGAAGATGTACCACAGAGTGTCAAGGACAAGGGAAAAAGTGTCGCTGTTTCGCCTGGTAATATCACTGTCCCTCCTGCAGATGGTTTGATGGAAACACAAGGCATTGTACGTTGTGGAAACTCTGATATGGAAGGACCAAGTACCAGGGGCCTTGAGTTGTTCTTGTCTGGTCCTGTCAAAGAAACTGAGAAAGCAGACAAATTTAGTAATTGCATGACCAAAGATGAAAAGTTTGGTCTGGAACCACTTGAGCTTTCTCTTAGCTTGCCAAATGTCTTGTTACCTATTGGTGCACAGAATGAAGTCCAGGCTCCTGGTTCTCCTAGTCAAGGAAGGAGTTTCCAATCCTTTGCCAGCTCGTTTCGCACAAATTCTGATGGCTATACCATGTCCATGTCCTTCTCAGGATCACAGCACTTCACTCATAATCCTAGCTGCTCACTGACACATGATCCAGTTGATTATGAGCAATCTGTTAAAAGTCGCCCCCTCTTTCAAGGCGTCGATTGGCAAGCCCTTGCTTCAAATGAGCAGAAGAATAATGACATCCCAAATTCTCAAGGCATGTTACCAAATGGAACTGGTTTGTATCAGCAGTCTCAAGCATCTCAAGGAAATTCTAGTGGTCAAGCTGTAGCAAAACATCTCAGAGCTGCAGAGGGAGGCTCTAGATTACCTGCTGGACTGAACAGGCAACTAAGTACTGGTAAAGCATCTCGTCATTCAAATGGAGCTAGATCTCCTACCCAGAGTGTTGGGTCTCATGAAACTGGATCAGAATATAATAAAGATAAGAAACAATTAACTAGAGCACAAGATAGTAGCTCTTATAGGTTCGGGGGTTCTGAAAACAAAGAGCTCCAATTGGCTGTTGGACCTGACTTCATTGAATCAGTAATCACAACCATGGTTTCTGAGCCGATACATGTGACCGCCAGGAGATTTAATGAGATCTCTGGGCAACATTTGCTTTGTCTGAAGGAGGCTGTCTGCGACATCATCACAAATCCTGGTAAACACTGGCAGCTTAGTGCTCTGCAAAAGGAACTGCAGAATAGATCTGACATCACTTCGGATACACTACTGAATTCCCACAGGAGTCAACTAGAGTTGCTGGTGGCTCTAAAAACCGGTCTCCAAGAATTTCTTAGGCCGAGTTATGATGTTTCATCACCTGATTTGGCAGACATATTTCTGAATTTAAGATGTAGAAATCTCACTTGTCGATCCTTGTTGCCTGTGGATGAATGCGAGTGCAAAGTATGCTCACAGAAGAATGGTTTCTGCAGTGCTTGCATGTGCCTTGTGTGTTCCAAGTTTGACATGGCATCTAATACGTGTAGCTGGGTTGGGTGTGATGTATGTCTGCACTGGTGTCACGCGGATTGTGGGCTACGTGAATCTTACATCAGGAATGGACGTAGTGCTTCTGGTGCAAAGGGTAGTGTAGAGATGCAGTTCCATTGTGTTGCCTGTAACCATCCATCTGAAATGTTCGGCTTTGTAAAAGAGGTTTTCCAAAACTTTGCAAAGGAATGGACGGCAGAAGCTTTTTCCAAGGAGCTTGAATATGTGAAAAGAATTTTTTGTGCCAGCGAGGACGTCAGAGGGAAACGCTTGCATGAAATTGCTAATTATATGCTGTCAAAATTAGCAATTAAGGCGGACCTTCAAGAAGTTCAAAGTCAAATTATGCATTTCTTCCTGACTG ATGTTTCACGGGTTTTTCTGTTGTACCTGAGGCTGACGGTGATGAGAGGAAACAGAGGAGGAGGAAAGTATATGAGGAAGCTTTGA
- the LOC132644727 gene encoding protein OBERON 4 isoform X1, whose translation MKRLRSSDDLESSGEKGVLKDWARREEDSSLHRSSSNRSFYYKAESGRKGLSSSSSSRYDRFEEDRESLRPIKKRTDYDVDNYDRRKSYNRYRHSNERGVLSSSPRGGYGADRIHRSESFSGPRRDFPKGFRSERDRSRREGSVSSWRRFGSGKDSDEGTRSGGDSARGSRNESEDIGKAKSPPGWRDAKSPAWSKDSGSEQSRSVEVKKSEGLRMESGGGHSSEMEEGELEPDHPSSATEPAAEEEASGEVNPSLMEHESERHVESKRRDDVVNSLYEQKVELSKVSVTAEQSEETQSDNVQDIFKDSDGLSDHGTSMGPSGMGNGTETVVDHVAEKNESTRKSSGSREEEKNVDAEKLPPKKREQGEEKNRVAESKVNCIEIRELNRELVQEGGRPGSISSGAHEDVPQSVKDKGKSVAVSPGNITVPPADGLMETQGIVRCGNSDMEGPSTRGLELFLSGPVKETEKADKFSNCMTKDEKFGLEPLELSLSLPNVLLPIGAQNEVQAPGSPSQGRSFQSFASSFRTNSDGYTMSMSFSGSQHFTHNPSCSLTHDPVDYEQSVKSRPLFQGVDWQALASNEQKNNDIPNSQGMLPNGTGLYQQSQASQGNSSGQAVAKHLRAAEGGSRLPAGLNRQLSTGKASRHSNGARSPTQSVGSHETGSEYNKDKKQLTRAQDSSSYRFGGSENKELQLAVGPDFIESVITTMVSEPIHVTARRFNEISGQHLLCLKEAVCDIITNPGKHWQLSALQKELQNRSDITSDTLLNSHRSQLELLVALKTGLQEFLRPSYDVSSPDLADIFLNLRCRNLTCRSLLPVDECECKVCSQKNGFCSACMCLVCSKFDMASNTCSWVGCDVCLHWCHADCGLRESYIRNGRSASGAKGSVEMQFHCVACNHPSEMFGFVKEVFQNFAKEWTAEAFSKELEYVKRIFCASEDVRGKRLHEIANYMLSKLAIKADLQEVQSQIMHFFLTEPDSVKSDSVPIIQGKELSTKNHEGNNGIAWPSQGAMWLKSVSSEKAPQVEKPTGLPSSFDSLRNEKQAMNSVFQPSIEKGPVFDELESIVRIKQAEAKMFQARADEARREADALKRIAVTKSERIEEEYITRITKLRLADAEDMRKQKLQELQSLDRAYQDYFNMKMRMENNIKDLLLKMEATRRNLSL comes from the exons ATGAAGAGATTGAGATCTAGTGATGATCTTGAGTCATCTGGGGAGAAAGGTGTGTTGAAAGATTGGGCAAGAAGGGAGGAGGATTCGAGTCTGCATCGTTCATCTTCCAACCGGAGCTTTTATTACAAGGCTGAGAGTGGGAGAAAGGGTTTATCTTCTTCTTCGTCGTCTAGATATGATCGGTTTGAGGAAGACCGCGAGAGTCTCAGACCGATTAAGAAGCGaacagattatgatgtggacaACTATGATAGACGGAAGAGCTACAACCGATACAGGCATAGTAACGAAAGAGGGGTTTTAAGCTCTTCTCCACGCGGTGGATATGGTGCTGACCGGATTCATAGGTCAGAGAGTTTTTCTGGACCAAGGAGGGATTTTCCAAAGGGGTTCAGATCAGAGAGGGATAGGTCCAGGCGAGAGGGGAGTGTGTCATCATGGCGCAGGTTTGGTAGCGGGAAAGATAGTGATGAAGGTACGAGGAGTGGTGGGGATTCAGCAAGAGGAAGTAGAAATGAATCAGAAGATATTGGGAAGGCAAAGTCACCCCCGGGATGGAGAGATGCAAAATCACCTGCTTGGTCAAAGGACTCTGGTAGTGAACAATCGAGGAGTGTTGAAGTTAAGAAAAGTGAGGGCTTGCGAATGGAGAGTGGTGGTGGACATAGCAGTGAAATGGAAGAGGGGGAACTCGAGCCTGATCATCCATCTTCTGCAACTGAGCCTGCTGCTGAAGAGGAAGCTTCCGGTGAGGTGAACCCCTCACTGATGGAGCATGAAAGTGAGCGTCACGTTGAGAGTAAGAGACGAGATGATGTAGTGAATTCTTTGTATGAGCAGAAGGTTGAGCTCAGTAAAGTAAGTGTTACTGCTGAGCAGTCGGAAGAGACGCAGTCGGATAATGTCCAAGACATTTTCAAGGACAGTGATGGCTTGTCTGATCACGGCACATCAATGGGCCCCAGTGGAATGGGAAATGGAACCGAGACCGTGGTAGATCATGTTGCTGAAAAGAATGAGTCGACCAGGAAAAGCAGTGGCTCTAGGGAAGAAGAAAAGAATGTAGATGCTGAGAAGCTACCACCTAAGAAAAGGGAACAAGGGGAGGAGAAGAACAGAGTTGCTGAATCTAAGGTAAATTGTATTGAGATCCGTGAATTAAATAGGGAGCTTGTTCAGGAAGGTGGACGACCAGGCTCTATTTCTTCTGGTGCACATGAAGATGTACCACAGAGTGTCAAGGACAAGGGAAAAAGTGTCGCTGTTTCGCCTGGTAATATCACTGTCCCTCCTGCAGATGGTTTGATGGAAACACAAGGCATTGTACGTTGTGGAAACTCTGATATGGAAGGACCAAGTACCAGGGGCCTTGAGTTGTTCTTGTCTGGTCCTGTCAAAGAAACTGAGAAAGCAGACAAATTTAGTAATTGCATGACCAAAGATGAAAAGTTTGGTCTGGAACCACTTGAGCTTTCTCTTAGCTTGCCAAATGTCTTGTTACCTATTGGTGCACAGAATGAAGTCCAGGCTCCTGGTTCTCCTAGTCAAGGAAGGAGTTTCCAATCCTTTGCCAGCTCGTTTCGCACAAATTCTGATGGCTATACCATGTCCATGTCCTTCTCAGGATCACAGCACTTCACTCATAATCCTAGCTGCTCACTGACACATGATCCAGTTGATTATGAGCAATCTGTTAAAAGTCGCCCCCTCTTTCAAGGCGTCGATTGGCAAGCCCTTGCTTCAAATGAGCAGAAGAATAATGACATCCCAAATTCTCAAGGCATGTTACCAAATGGAACTGGTTTGTATCAGCAGTCTCAAGCATCTCAAGGAAATTCTAGTGGTCAAGCTGTAGCAAAACATCTCAGAGCTGCAGAGGGAGGCTCTAGATTACCTGCTGGACTGAACAGGCAACTAAGTACTGGTAAAGCATCTCGTCATTCAAATGGAGCTAGATCTCCTACCCAGAGTGTTGGGTCTCATGAAACTGGATCAGAATATAATAAAGATAAGAAACAATTAACTAGAGCACAAGATAGTAGCTCTTATAGGTTCGGGGGTTCTGAAAACAAAGAGCTCCAATTGGCTGTTGGACCTGACTTCATTGAATCAGTAATCACAACCATGGTTTCTGAGCCGATACATGTGACCGCCAGGAGATTTAATGAGATCTCTGGGCAACATTTGCTTTGTCTGAAGGAGGCTGTCTGCGACATCATCACAAATCCTGGTAAACACTGGCAGCTTAGTGCTCTGCAAAAGGAACTGCAGAATAGATCTGACATCACTTCGGATACACTACTGAATTCCCACAGGAGTCAACTAGAGTTGCTGGTGGCTCTAAAAACCGGTCTCCAAGAATTTCTTAGGCCGAGTTATGATGTTTCATCACCTGATTTGGCAGACATATTTCTGAATTTAAGATGTAGAAATCTCACTTGTCGATCCTTGTTGCCTGTGGATGAATGCGAGTGCAAAGTATGCTCACAGAAGAATGGTTTCTGCAGTGCTTGCATGTGCCTTGTGTGTTCCAAGTTTGACATGGCATCTAATACGTGTAGCTGGGTTGGGTGTGATGTATGTCTGCACTGGTGTCACGCGGATTGTGGGCTACGTGAATCTTACATCAGGAATGGACGTAGTGCTTCTGGTGCAAAGGGTAGTGTAGAGATGCAGTTCCATTGTGTTGCCTGTAACCATCCATCTGAAATGTTCGGCTTTGTAAAAGAGGTTTTCCAAAACTTTGCAAAGGAATGGACGGCAGAAGCTTTTTCCAAGGAGCTTGAATATGTGAAAAGAATTTTTTGTGCCAGCGAGGACGTCAGAGGGAAACGCTTGCATGAAATTGCTAATTATATGCTGTCAAAATTAGCAATTAAGGCGGACCTTCAAGAAGTTCAAAGTCAAATTATGCATTTCTTCCTGACTG AGCCTGATTCAGTCAAATCTGACAGTGTTCCAATTATTCAAGGAAAGGAGTTGTCAACAAAGAACCACGAAGGGAACAATGGCATTGCTTGGCCCAGCCAGGGAGCAATGTGGCTGAAATCTGTTAGTTCAGAGAAGGCTCCTCAAGTGGAAAAGCCTACAGGTTTGCCTTCAAGTTTTGATAGCCTTCGGAATGAAAAGCAGGCGATGAACTCGGTTTTTCAGCCAAGTATAGAAAAGGGACCAGTATTTGATGAACTAGAGAGCATTGTTAGAATCAAACAGGCAGAAGCTAAAATGTTCCAAGCACGAGCTGATGAAGCCAGGAGAGAGGCTGATGCTCTGAAACGCATTGCTGTAACTAAGAGTGAGAGAATTGAAGAAGAATACATAACCCGCATCACAAAATTGCGATTGGCTGACGCTGAGGATATGCGGAAACAAAAGTTGCAAGAGTTGCAGTCTTTAGACAGAGCTTATCAGGACTACTTCAATATGAAAATGAGAATGGAAAATAACATCAAAGATCTGTTGTTGAAAATGGAAGCTACTAGAAGGAATCTCAGTTTGTGA